From one Prosthecobacter vanneervenii genomic stretch:
- a CDS encoding Gfo/Idh/MocA family protein → MPSHPRRHFLKTTALASLAGPNILRAADTKQKIRVACVGIGNMGNGAVQASQGEEIVAFCDVDWRDLGGRSAFEQAKKHPTVPKFTDFREMLDKKGSDIDAVLISTPDHTHFAAAMAAMQAKKHVFVQKPLAHNIWQVRTLQKAAKKYGVQTVMGNQGHCWEGIRLVKEWFEAGVLGEVREVHCWTDRPISKVGFLKQFPTQIPAGEPIPKDVDWNLWQGPVADAEYNSQYMPQFWRGWWNYGCGGLGDIGCHCLDAPFWTLQLGMPEKVEVVQQQPADFKGYTAPQSHIIFHFAARGTMPPVQIHWYEGGLLPEALPGMTKGLPDNGMIMKGSKETLFSEGMRVQSPQLWPRERMTPIIDILRRKPLPRSVAGEPIGELFAAIRGTIPHAGSHFDYACPLTELVSTGVLAIRSGKTIEWDSENMKVKNAPEFDAWIKEPVREGWSYGEDLWKA, encoded by the coding sequence ATGCCCTCCCACCCCCGCCGCCACTTCCTCAAGACAACCGCCCTCGCTTCTCTCGCAGGCCCCAACATCCTCCGCGCCGCCGACACCAAGCAAAAGATCCGCGTCGCCTGCGTCGGCATCGGCAACATGGGCAATGGCGCGGTGCAGGCATCCCAGGGCGAAGAAATTGTCGCCTTCTGCGATGTGGATTGGCGCGATCTCGGCGGCCGCAGCGCCTTCGAGCAGGCCAAAAAGCATCCGACCGTCCCCAAGTTCACCGACTTCCGAGAGATGCTCGACAAAAAGGGCTCTGACATCGACGCCGTCCTCATCTCCACCCCGGATCACACCCACTTCGCCGCAGCCATGGCCGCCATGCAGGCAAAGAAGCACGTCTTTGTGCAGAAGCCTCTCGCCCACAATATCTGGCAGGTGCGCACCCTGCAAAAAGCCGCCAAAAAATACGGCGTGCAGACCGTCATGGGCAATCAAGGCCACTGCTGGGAGGGCATCCGCCTCGTCAAAGAATGGTTTGAAGCCGGTGTCCTCGGCGAGGTGCGCGAGGTCCACTGCTGGACCGACCGCCCCATCAGCAAAGTCGGCTTTTTGAAGCAGTTCCCCACCCAGATCCCTGCCGGCGAACCCATCCCCAAAGACGTGGACTGGAATCTCTGGCAAGGCCCCGTTGCCGATGCCGAATACAATTCACAGTACATGCCGCAGTTTTGGCGCGGCTGGTGGAACTACGGCTGCGGCGGCCTCGGCGACATCGGCTGCCATTGCCTCGATGCCCCCTTCTGGACCCTGCAGCTCGGCATGCCCGAGAAAGTCGAGGTCGTCCAGCAGCAGCCCGCCGACTTCAAAGGCTATACCGCACCCCAGTCCCACATCATCTTCCACTTCGCCGCACGCGGCACCATGCCTCCCGTTCAGATCCACTGGTATGAGGGCGGCCTCCTCCCCGAGGCCTTGCCTGGCATGACCAAAGGTCTCCCAGATAACGGCATGATCATGAAAGGCAGCAAGGAGACCCTCTTCTCCGAAGGCATGCGCGTTCAAAGCCCCCAGCTCTGGCCCCGCGAGCGCATGACGCCCATCATCGACATCCTCCGTCGCAAGCCCCTCCCCCGCTCCGTCGCTGGCGAGCCCATTGGCGAGCTCTTCGCTGCCATTCGCGGCACCATCCCTCATGCTGGCTCCCACTTCGACTACGCCTGCCCCCTTACGGAACTCGTCAGCACTGGCGTGCTTGCCATCCGCTCCGGCAAAACCATCGAATGGGACTCCGAAAACATGAAGGTCAAAAACGCCCCCGAATTCGACGCCTGGATCAAAGAACCCGTCCGCGAAGGCTGGAGCTATGGCGAAGACCTCTGGAAGGCTTAA
- the ilvD gene encoding dihydroxy-acid dehydratase has translation MPKKASAAKPDLHRKHSAIVVDGVDRAASRAMLHAVGFKREDFKKSQIGIASLWSMVTPCNMHIDRLAKEAAKGADAAGGKSVIFNTITISDGISMGTEGMKYSLVSREVIADSIETVVGCEGMDGFVAIGGCDKNMPGCLMAMARLNRPSVFVYGGTILPGCVGPEKKDADIVTVFEAVGKHANCQINDKELIDIEEHAIPGEGSCGGMYTANTMASAIEALGMSLPNSGAQSAVGTDKLIDCFDAGAAVMNMIKKGITPRDIMTKEAFENAITLIITLGGSTNAVLHLIAMAHSAGVKLGIEDFVRIGKKTPVLADLKPSGKYFMNDLVKIGGTVPLMRMLVAEGLMHGDCLTVTGKTMKENMKNSKIVWPKDQQIVRPLNNPLKKDSHLVIFKGNLCPEGAVGKISGKEGLKFEGKAIVFESEETALQAILNDKVKKGHVIVVRMEGPKGGPGMREMLSPTSAIMGKGLGKDVAFITDGRFSGGSHGFVVGHVTPEAFVGGPIAVIKNGDPITIDAEKRAITLGIPAKELKARLAKWKQPKPRYTRGVLAKYAKLTTSASQGAVTDLGL, from the coding sequence ATGCCCAAGAAAGCCTCCGCCGCCAAACCCGACCTCCATCGCAAACACAGCGCCATCGTCGTCGATGGGGTGGACCGCGCCGCCTCCCGCGCCATGCTGCACGCCGTCGGCTTCAAGCGCGAGGACTTCAAAAAATCCCAGATCGGCATTGCCTCCCTCTGGAGCATGGTCACCCCGTGCAACATGCACATCGACCGCCTCGCCAAGGAGGCCGCCAAAGGTGCCGATGCCGCCGGTGGCAAGAGCGTCATCTTCAACACCATCACCATCTCCGACGGCATCTCCATGGGCACCGAAGGGATGAAATACTCCCTCGTCTCCCGCGAGGTCATCGCTGACTCCATCGAGACCGTTGTCGGCTGCGAAGGCATGGACGGCTTCGTCGCCATCGGCGGCTGCGATAAGAACATGCCCGGCTGCCTCATGGCCATGGCCCGTCTCAATCGCCCCAGCGTCTTCGTCTATGGCGGCACCATCCTTCCCGGCTGCGTCGGCCCAGAGAAGAAAGACGCCGACATCGTCACCGTCTTCGAAGCCGTCGGCAAGCACGCCAACTGCCAGATCAATGACAAGGAGCTCATCGACATCGAGGAGCACGCCATCCCCGGCGAAGGCTCCTGCGGTGGCATGTACACCGCCAACACCATGGCCTCCGCCATCGAGGCCCTCGGCATGAGCCTTCCCAACTCCGGCGCGCAATCCGCCGTCGGCACCGACAAGCTCATCGACTGCTTCGACGCAGGCGCCGCCGTCATGAACATGATCAAAAAGGGCATCACTCCTCGCGACATCATGACCAAGGAGGCCTTCGAAAACGCCATCACCCTCATCATCACCCTCGGTGGCTCCACCAATGCCGTCCTCCACCTCATCGCCATGGCCCACAGCGCCGGTGTGAAGCTCGGCATCGAAGACTTCGTCCGCATCGGCAAAAAGACCCCCGTCCTTGCCGACCTCAAGCCCAGCGGCAAGTACTTCATGAACGACCTCGTCAAGATCGGCGGCACCGTCCCCCTCATGCGCATGCTCGTCGCTGAAGGCCTCATGCACGGCGACTGCCTCACCGTCACCGGCAAGACCATGAAGGAGAACATGAAAAACTCCAAGATCGTCTGGCCCAAGGACCAGCAGATCGTCCGCCCGCTCAACAATCCCCTCAAGAAAGACAGCCACCTCGTCATCTTCAAAGGCAACCTCTGCCCCGAAGGCGCCGTCGGCAAGATCTCCGGCAAGGAAGGCCTCAAGTTTGAAGGCAAAGCCATCGTCTTCGAATCCGAAGAGACCGCGCTTCAGGCCATCCTCAATGACAAGGTCAAGAAAGGCCACGTCATCGTCGTCCGCATGGAAGGCCCCAAAGGCGGCCCCGGCATGCGCGAGATGCTCTCCCCCACCTCCGCCATCATGGGCAAGGGCCTCGGCAAAGACGTCGCATTCATCACAGACGGCCGCTTCAGTGGTGGCAGCCACGGCTTCGTCGTCGGCCACGTCACCCCGGAGGCCTTCGTCGGCGGCCCCATCGCCGTCATCAAAAATGGCGACCCCATCACCATCGACGCTGAAAAACGCGCCATCACCCTCGGCATCCCCGCCAAGGAGCTGAAGGCCCGCCTCGCCAAGTGGAAGCAGCCCAAGCCCCGCTACACCCGCGGCGTCCTCGCCAAATACGCCAAGCTCACCACCAGCGCCAGCCAGGGCGCCGTGACAGACCTCGGCCTGTGA
- a CDS encoding UTP--glucose-1-phosphate uridylyltransferase yields MSHSNLTPESLEAAFAPFREKMQAEGLSESAIRAFRGSYAALLAGETGMIPETTIKPAQELPRADDLKAPSAERAAELLKQTVLIKLNGGLGTGMGLEKAKSLLPVRGEDTFLDLIARQILLLRSKTGGEVPMFMLMNSFSTSADTAAHLAKRFPQLGGTETWELMQNKVPKVLASSLEPATWPASPDAEWCPPGHGDIYACLAGSGWLERLLSSGVRYAFVSNSDNLGATLDPAILAWFADSGMPFAMEVTRRTESDKKGGHLAVRLSDGRYLLRESAQCPKSDEHLFQNIDEHRYFNTNNLWIDLQALKAALEANDGLIPLPPIMNKKTVDPRDGSSPAVVQLETAMGAAIECFEGAGAIEVSRVRFAPVKTTSDLLAVRSDAYELTEDFCLRLHPSRNGQPPHLHLDQKLCKLVDGLEQNFPNTPSLLHCRSLLVHGPVECGADVVFKGDVVIHNHTQAAVKLHAGVHEGPISVGG; encoded by the coding sequence ATGAGTCATTCCAACCTTACTCCAGAGAGCCTTGAAGCAGCGTTTGCCCCATTTCGTGAGAAGATGCAGGCCGAGGGCCTGAGTGAATCCGCGATACGTGCTTTTCGGGGCAGCTATGCGGCGCTGCTGGCGGGGGAGACGGGGATGATCCCTGAGACGACAATCAAACCAGCGCAGGAACTGCCGCGAGCGGATGATCTGAAAGCGCCGAGCGCGGAACGTGCGGCGGAGCTGCTGAAGCAGACAGTGCTGATCAAGCTGAACGGCGGGCTGGGCACGGGCATGGGGCTGGAGAAGGCGAAGTCGCTGCTGCCGGTGCGGGGAGAGGACACGTTTTTGGATTTGATCGCGAGACAGATCCTGCTGCTGCGGTCGAAGACCGGTGGCGAGGTGCCGATGTTTATGCTGATGAACAGCTTCAGCACCTCGGCGGATACAGCGGCGCATCTGGCGAAGCGCTTTCCGCAACTGGGTGGGACTGAGACGTGGGAGCTGATGCAGAACAAGGTGCCGAAGGTGCTGGCGAGCAGCCTGGAGCCTGCGACATGGCCTGCGAGCCCGGATGCAGAGTGGTGCCCGCCGGGGCATGGGGACATCTATGCGTGCCTGGCAGGATCTGGCTGGCTGGAGCGTCTGCTAAGCAGCGGGGTGAGGTATGCGTTTGTGTCGAATTCGGACAATCTGGGGGCGACGCTGGACCCGGCGATTTTGGCGTGGTTTGCGGACAGCGGGATGCCGTTTGCGATGGAGGTGACGCGCAGGACGGAGTCTGACAAAAAGGGCGGGCACCTGGCGGTGCGGCTGAGCGACGGGCGGTATCTGCTGCGTGAGTCGGCGCAATGCCCGAAGTCTGACGAGCATCTCTTTCAGAACATCGACGAGCACCGGTATTTCAACACGAACAACCTGTGGATCGACCTGCAGGCGCTGAAGGCGGCGCTGGAGGCGAATGACGGGCTGATCCCGCTGCCGCCGATCATGAACAAGAAGACGGTGGACCCGCGTGATGGCAGCTCGCCTGCGGTGGTGCAGCTGGAAACGGCGATGGGGGCGGCGATCGAGTGCTTTGAAGGGGCGGGAGCTATTGAGGTTTCACGGGTGCGGTTTGCGCCGGTGAAGACGACGAGCGATCTGCTGGCAGTGCGCTCCGATGCGTATGAGCTGACGGAGGATTTTTGCCTGAGGCTGCATCCGAGCCGCAACGGCCAGCCGCCGCATCTGCATCTGGACCAGAAGCTGTGCAAGCTGGTGGACGGGCTGGAGCAGAACTTCCCGAACACACCGAGTCTGCTGCACTGCCGCAGCCTGCTGGTGCATGGGCCGGTGGAATGCGGAGCCGATGTGGTCTTCAAGGGCGATGTGGTGATCCACAACCACACGCAGGCGGCGGTGAAGCTGCATGCGGGCGTGCATGAGGGGCCGATCAGCGTGGGTGGATGA
- a CDS encoding leucine-rich repeat domain-containing protein: protein MKLFLVIFGLLCGGLCAADVAALQKLGAKVTEAGGVVTQVQVNCDAFTADDFRTLGNFVTIKNLSLSGKTITDETMALLTGLKELEMLSTDGIQLTDAGYKHFAAFQKLKSLAFFHPAFRSKDFTGSGLAELKALPKLERLTFAGSTAGDVAMEAIGQLTQIKEFRTWHTAQTQAGNAALVKLTNLTSLRLGQRLPEWGKDTPVSFDETTMEVVGKLKTLESLELTEARLSAKIIPQLKGLPKLKRLKFETVDISAADVEAVKAALPECKVEWKEMSAEEKEALLVKKLRL from the coding sequence ATGAAACTCTTCCTGGTGATATTCGGTTTGCTTTGCGGTGGTCTTTGCGCGGCTGATGTGGCGGCGCTGCAGAAGCTGGGGGCGAAGGTGACGGAAGCGGGAGGAGTGGTGACGCAGGTGCAGGTGAATTGTGATGCGTTTACAGCGGATGATTTCCGGACGCTGGGGAACTTTGTGACGATCAAGAATCTGAGCCTCAGCGGGAAGACGATCACGGATGAGACGATGGCGCTGCTGACAGGGCTGAAGGAGCTGGAGATGCTGAGTACGGACGGCATCCAGCTGACGGACGCGGGGTACAAGCACTTTGCGGCGTTTCAGAAGCTGAAGTCGCTGGCGTTTTTTCATCCGGCGTTTCGCTCGAAGGATTTTACGGGGAGCGGTTTGGCGGAGCTGAAGGCGCTGCCGAAGCTGGAGAGGCTGACCTTTGCAGGATCGACAGCGGGGGATGTGGCGATGGAGGCGATAGGCCAGCTGACACAGATCAAGGAATTCCGCACGTGGCACACGGCGCAGACTCAGGCGGGGAATGCGGCGCTGGTGAAGCTGACAAACCTGACGTCGCTGCGGCTGGGACAGCGGCTGCCGGAGTGGGGGAAGGATACGCCGGTGAGCTTTGATGAGACGACGATGGAGGTGGTGGGAAAGCTGAAGACGCTGGAGTCTCTGGAACTGACGGAGGCGAGGCTGAGCGCGAAGATCATTCCGCAGCTCAAGGGATTGCCGAAGCTGAAGAGGCTGAAGTTTGAGACGGTGGATATTTCTGCGGCAGATGTGGAGGCGGTGAAGGCGGCGCTGCCGGAGTGCAAGGTGGAGTGGAAGGAGATGAGCGCGGAGGAGAAGGAAGCGCTGCTGGTGAAGAAGCTGAGGCTGTGA
- a CDS encoding PhoPQ-activated protein PqaA family protein — MQRAILFASFLFTLAPASGEITIGKYDMASIRDTGNLETKVIMDWHANPKDAAIRQKLVEITVCEWWPGLKVRLPVTFLAPATGVCTNVIIENTGLQMKPAAVAGAKLRLLKENGVGIVLIGMVPINDMEPVGKLHLMMEEHFIQTKDTRYTPAWIWGISDMRALTAAVAEKEVFQPKKVLATGGSKRGVATAAAGIADERVTAIMPVVAPVIESPGGPYVEGMLAEEITKMNEEFIAKMSDPVGREKMLIRQKARSDERITVKMARDAGWSDAEMKTACNAAWEACRTTNYLDVLKKRGTEIFYNQGSNDNVSPGLVELGRQFPQLPVLIVPGGQHGGAKEAGFVKSVGGMPEVDENLRAFALHHFFGTRHMVAPPKVSTQWDKAAHKLMVKVVFPDGSEPQQNSVWWSVNRHPDYSIAMEFDAWTSAPLKEDGADTYSAEVTIEGEVKTLDVITVHAQEESGSTLTVSSPEIRLP, encoded by the coding sequence ATGCAGCGCGCCATTCTTTTTGCCTCATTTCTTTTCACCCTGGCTCCGGCTTCCGGGGAGATCACCATCGGGAAGTATGACATGGCCTCGATCAGGGACACGGGGAACCTGGAGACGAAGGTGATCATGGACTGGCATGCGAATCCGAAGGATGCGGCGATACGGCAGAAGCTGGTGGAGATCACGGTGTGTGAGTGGTGGCCGGGGCTAAAGGTGAGGCTGCCGGTGACGTTTCTTGCGCCTGCGACAGGCGTGTGCACGAATGTGATCATCGAGAACACGGGCCTGCAAATGAAGCCTGCGGCGGTGGCTGGGGCCAAGCTGCGGCTGCTGAAGGAGAATGGGGTGGGCATCGTGCTCATCGGGATGGTGCCGATCAATGACATGGAGCCGGTGGGTAAGCTGCACCTGATGATGGAGGAGCATTTCATCCAGACGAAGGACACGCGCTACACGCCTGCGTGGATCTGGGGTATCAGCGACATGCGTGCGCTGACAGCGGCGGTGGCGGAGAAGGAGGTGTTTCAACCGAAGAAGGTGCTGGCGACGGGAGGCTCGAAGCGCGGAGTGGCGACGGCGGCGGCTGGGATCGCGGATGAGCGGGTGACTGCCATCATGCCGGTGGTGGCGCCGGTGATCGAGAGTCCCGGCGGCCCCTATGTGGAGGGCATGCTGGCGGAGGAGATCACGAAGATGAATGAGGAATTCATCGCGAAGATGTCTGACCCAGTTGGGCGTGAGAAAATGCTGATCCGGCAGAAGGCGAGATCGGATGAGCGGATCACGGTGAAGATGGCGCGTGATGCGGGGTGGAGCGATGCGGAGATGAAGACGGCGTGCAATGCGGCGTGGGAGGCATGTCGGACGACGAATTACCTGGACGTGCTGAAGAAGCGTGGCACGGAGATCTTTTACAACCAGGGATCGAATGACAATGTGAGCCCGGGGCTTGTGGAGCTAGGCAGGCAGTTTCCGCAGCTGCCGGTTTTGATTGTTCCGGGAGGGCAGCATGGCGGTGCGAAGGAGGCGGGTTTTGTGAAATCGGTGGGAGGCATGCCGGAGGTGGATGAGAATCTGCGTGCTTTTGCGCTGCATCACTTCTTTGGCACAAGGCACATGGTGGCTCCGCCGAAGGTGAGCACGCAGTGGGACAAGGCCGCGCACAAGCTGATGGTGAAGGTGGTGTTTCCGGATGGGAGCGAGCCGCAGCAGAACAGCGTGTGGTGGTCGGTGAACCGGCATCCGGATTACTCGATTGCGATGGAGTTTGATGCGTGGACCTCAGCGCCGCTGAAAGAAGATGGTGCTGATACCTACAGCGCTGAGGTCACGATCGAGGGAGAGGTGAAGACGCTGGATGTGATCACGGTGCACGCGCAGGAGGAAAGCGGGAGCACGCTGACGGTTTCGAGTCCTGAGATCCGTCTCCCATAA
- a CDS encoding polysaccharide biosynthesis/export family protein: MNTRILLCLIAACVCAFDSASAQNGELALKANDRVTISIGGIPDNEVPQISKVYTISDNGTVNLLHIGEVRAAGLKPSTLQRAIEETYKAREIYTRPTVTVTTDDSATTTRMIYVISGCNKNGPIAYNTGMTVLKAIGSAGGFSPFAKPSRTKLIRNGVTSEINLKDISSDPSRDIKLQPEDQIIVPE; the protein is encoded by the coding sequence ATGAATACACGCATTCTACTCTGCCTCATCGCTGCATGCGTCTGCGCCTTTGACTCTGCCTCTGCGCAGAACGGTGAGCTGGCGCTGAAGGCCAATGACCGTGTCACGATCTCCATCGGCGGCATTCCTGACAATGAGGTGCCGCAGATCAGCAAGGTGTACACGATCAGCGACAACGGGACGGTGAACCTGCTGCATATCGGCGAGGTGCGCGCGGCGGGGCTGAAGCCTTCGACTCTGCAGCGGGCGATCGAGGAAACGTACAAGGCGCGGGAGATCTACACGCGGCCGACGGTGACGGTGACGACGGATGACAGCGCGACCACGACGCGCATGATCTACGTGATCAGCGGGTGCAACAAGAACGGCCCGATCGCCTACAACACAGGAATGACGGTGCTGAAGGCGATTGGCTCTGCGGGAGGATTTTCGCCGTTTGCGAAGCCAAGCCGGACGAAGCTGATCCGCAACGGGGTGACGAGCGAGATTAATCTGAAGGACATCAGCTCTGATCCTTCGAGGGACATCAAGCTGCAGCCGGAGGATCAGATCATTGTGCCGGAGTGA
- a CDS encoding c-type cytochrome: MYFRCIFVFLALVPTLATADQPVPLDFNLYMQGKFVYERNCVVCHGQRGDGNGEMSPTLKPKPRSFREGMFKFRTTPYGKLPTDDDLRRTITHGLSGTAMGIFSHLQADEMEAVIVYVKSFSRRWKKEENYAPALTFPAEPEWLQKPEVLKTRAEAGKKLFMANCMACHGEKADGKGAAAVGLKDIWGLPAAPADLRQPHPRCGDGAGDLFRVLATGLNGTPMVSFEGTLSAEQRWDIIAYLLSIRLPSVPVL, encoded by the coding sequence ATGTATTTCCGATGCATCTTTGTTTTTCTGGCTCTGGTGCCGACCCTGGCGACAGCGGACCAGCCTGTGCCGCTGGACTTCAACCTGTACATGCAGGGGAAGTTTGTGTATGAGCGGAACTGCGTGGTGTGCCATGGGCAGCGCGGAGATGGCAATGGGGAGATGAGCCCGACGCTGAAGCCGAAGCCGAGGTCGTTCCGGGAGGGGATGTTTAAATTCCGCACGACGCCGTATGGCAAGCTGCCGACGGATGATGACCTGAGGCGGACGATCACGCACGGGCTGAGCGGGACGGCGATGGGGATTTTCAGCCATCTGCAGGCGGACGAGATGGAGGCGGTGATCGTGTATGTGAAGTCGTTTTCCCGCCGGTGGAAGAAGGAGGAGAACTATGCGCCTGCGCTGACGTTTCCGGCCGAGCCGGAGTGGCTTCAAAAGCCGGAGGTGCTGAAGACGCGTGCGGAGGCGGGGAAGAAGCTTTTCATGGCGAACTGCATGGCGTGCCATGGCGAGAAGGCGGATGGCAAGGGGGCTGCGGCCGTGGGGCTGAAGGACATCTGGGGGCTGCCGGCGGCACCTGCGGACCTGAGGCAGCCGCATCCCCGCTGTGGAGATGGGGCGGGGGATCTTTTCCGGGTGCTGGCCACGGGGCTGAACGGGACGCCGATGGTGAGTTTTGAGGGGACGCTCTCGGCGGAGCAGCGGTGGGATATCATCGCGTATCTGCTGAGCATCCGGCTGCCGTCGGTGCCGGTGCTGTGA
- a CDS encoding right-handed parallel beta-helix repeat-containing protein, whose product MHRLFIFLALAFTAHAQEIRRTPLTLTQGGTPEKPAVYDGHGMIIDLGIDVTSHDWDKQGDLWTSRGPFEKHPPVDDVQRAALFIEEVPIRIVRDRAAEQKSGEKGKVIFAAAETLQPGQMAFKADGSICFRWPAGKTPGSSKIFLPPPGLASGVNIACSYITIKNITAIHAANDGFNIHGPRVGIRLENVKAFSNGDEGISAHETVQMDVFDSEIAWNGSNAGGVADVNDCITTYTNCEVHHNLGAGFFLEGKSHRITHCLIHHQSQDIVVRGDAVVEQKDNEWRKP is encoded by the coding sequence ATGCACCGCCTCTTTATCTTTCTTGCCCTCGCCTTCACCGCTCACGCCCAGGAAATCCGCCGTACCCCTCTCACCCTCACGCAAGGCGGCACGCCTGAAAAGCCCGCCGTCTACGACGGTCATGGCATGATCATCGACCTCGGCATCGACGTCACCTCCCACGACTGGGACAAGCAGGGCGACCTCTGGACCTCCCGAGGCCCCTTCGAAAAACACCCGCCCGTCGATGACGTACAGCGCGCCGCACTCTTCATCGAGGAGGTCCCCATCCGCATTGTGCGGGATCGTGCCGCCGAGCAGAAGAGCGGCGAAAAAGGCAAAGTCATCTTCGCAGCAGCAGAGACGCTTCAACCCGGCCAGATGGCCTTCAAAGCCGACGGCTCCATCTGCTTCCGCTGGCCCGCAGGTAAAACTCCCGGCTCATCCAAAATCTTCCTGCCGCCACCCGGACTGGCCAGCGGCGTCAACATCGCCTGCTCCTACATCACCATCAAAAACATCACCGCAATCCACGCCGCCAACGACGGCTTCAACATCCACGGCCCCCGCGTCGGCATCCGCCTGGAAAACGTCAAAGCCTTCTCCAATGGCGATGAAGGCATCAGCGCCCACGAAACAGTGCAGATGGACGTCTTCGATTCCGAGATCGCCTGGAACGGCTCCAATGCAGGCGGCGTCGCCGACGTCAACGACTGCATCACCACCTACACCAATTGCGAGGTCCATCACAATCTCGGAGCAGGCTTCTTCCTCGAAGGCAAATCCCACCGGATCACCCACTGCCTCATCCACCACCAGTCACAGGACATCGTCGTGCGCGGAGATGCAGTGGTTGAGCAAAAAGACAACGAATGGCGCAAGCCTTAG
- a CDS encoding AAA family ATPase: MSVSPNSQGERAKRGPILIENIYEKETTESFIERHFRDRTLHRCRFGAEFDVDAIVEQYSADLVRSAQELEPNPDGKGLRAGWTMLLFRRAEMSFWLFMKKSGNGYGAKDADKEFTLTVTADTPKRAAEDALMLQKHFTASDEAPGFFMVRDINRPKRIPLKPEYALSDEMLNLHYGIDCADWAARFTHGLRQSGLSILRGKPGTGKTSFLRHLIYTLGGTYRFYYLPVDAFGLLQVQMSEFLAKERKRFKEAVLVLVLEDAEQLLLDRRGYRDGLASSLLNFTDGFVGDIVQAHLVCTINSEVKDLDEAVLRPGRQRFFREFDLLEWGQASELAKRLGVELSEKRSYSLAELYHFKDVQNTERVAKHDRSIGFTVE; encoded by the coding sequence ATGTCTGTCTCTCCCAATTCTCAAGGCGAACGCGCTAAACGCGGCCCAATCCTGATCGAAAACATCTATGAAAAGGAGACGACGGAATCTTTCATCGAGAGGCATTTTCGAGACCGGACATTGCATCGATGCCGTTTTGGGGCGGAATTTGATGTGGATGCAATCGTCGAGCAATACTCCGCCGACTTGGTGCGAAGCGCGCAAGAGCTGGAACCGAATCCAGATGGAAAGGGCTTGAGAGCAGGCTGGACGATGCTGCTTTTCCGTCGTGCGGAAATGTCATTCTGGCTGTTTATGAAGAAATCAGGCAACGGCTACGGTGCCAAAGACGCTGATAAGGAATTTACGCTGACCGTGACAGCAGATACTCCCAAGCGGGCAGCGGAAGACGCTTTGATGCTGCAAAAACATTTCACGGCTAGCGATGAAGCCCCAGGCTTTTTCATGGTGAGAGACATCAACAGGCCAAAGCGCATCCCACTGAAGCCAGAGTATGCTTTGTCAGATGAAATGCTGAATCTGCACTACGGGATTGATTGTGCGGATTGGGCAGCGCGTTTCACGCATGGTCTGAGACAGAGCGGTCTTTCGATTTTGCGTGGCAAGCCAGGGACGGGCAAGACCTCCTTTTTGAGGCATCTGATTTACACCCTGGGGGGAACGTATCGGTTTTACTACCTGCCGGTCGATGCTTTCGGGCTGCTTCAGGTGCAGATGTCCGAGTTCCTCGCCAAAGAGCGGAAACGATTTAAAGAAGCCGTTTTGGTCCTGGTGCTGGAGGATGCCGAGCAACTGCTATTAGACAGGCGGGGGTATCGTGACGGTCTTGCCTCCAGTCTTCTGAATTTCACCGACGGTTTTGTAGGCGACATTGTTCAAGCGCATCTCGTCTGCACCATCAACAGCGAGGTCAAGGATCTGGATGAAGCCGTGTTGAGACCTGGCAGGCAGAGGTTTTTCCGTGAGTTTGATCTCCTGGAGTGGGGGCAGGCCTCGGAGCTTGCCAAGAGGCTTGGGGTCGAGCTGTCTGAAAAACGCAGTTACTCACTGGCGGAGCTTTACCATTTCAAAGATGTGCAAAACACCGAACGAGTGGCCAAGCATGATCGGTCGATCGGCTTCACCGTGGAATGA
- a CDS encoding peroxiredoxin yields METTLVSVGSIVPDFEMETYEPSHGDFGKVSLADIKKAGKWAVLVFYPADFTFVCPTELADLADQQEKLAALGAHVVAVSTDTKFAHMVWRNTEGLMKNVKYTLAADTTGAVSRLFGVYDSGTGLALRGTFIINPEGKLVSSEVNFYNVGRDAGELVRKMEANVHLMANPSEACPAKWTPGAKTLKPGKDIVGNVASVVNG; encoded by the coding sequence ATGGAAACAACCCTCGTCTCAGTCGGCTCTATCGTCCCCGATTTCGAAATGGAAACTTATGAGCCTTCGCACGGTGATTTCGGCAAGGTCTCACTGGCCGACATCAAGAAGGCTGGCAAGTGGGCCGTCCTGGTGTTTTACCCGGCGGACTTCACCTTTGTGTGCCCCACCGAACTGGCTGACCTGGCCGACCAGCAGGAGAAGCTGGCTGCACTGGGTGCGCATGTGGTGGCGGTGTCCACGGACACGAAGTTTGCCCACATGGTGTGGCGCAACACGGAAGGCCTGATGAAGAATGTGAAGTACACGCTGGCTGCCGACACGACGGGCGCGGTGAGCCGCCTCTTTGGCGTGTATGACAGCGGCACAGGCCTGGCGCTGCGCGGCACCTTCATCATCAACCCGGAAGGCAAGCTCGTCTCCTCCGAGGTGAACTTTTACAACGTGGGCCGCGACGCCGGTGAACTGGTGCGCAAGATGGAAGCCAACGTGCACCTGATGGCGAACCCGAGCGAGGCCTGCCCCGCGAAGTGGACCCCCGGTGCCAAAACGCTGAAGCCGGGCAAGGACATCGTGGGCAATGTGGCCTCGGTGGTCAACGGCTGA